One window from the genome of Cuculus canorus isolate bCucCan1 chromosome 12, bCucCan1.pri, whole genome shotgun sequence encodes:
- the ETFA gene encoding electron transfer flavoprotein subunit alpha, mitochondrial isoform X1, which translates to MLRAVAARRAASLLRRSQSTLVIAEHNNETLTPITLNTITAAKRLGGEVSCLVAGTSCDKVAQEVSKVQGVAKVLVAQHDVYKGFLAEELAPLILETHKKFNYTHICAGASAFGKNLIPRVAGKLDVAPVSDIIEIKSPDTFVRTIYAGNILCTVQCDEAIKVFTVRGTSFEAAPTSGGSASLEKLTPPPPVGLSEWIEQKLTKSDRPELTSAKVVVSGGRGLKSGENFKLLYELADQLNAAVGASRAAVDAGFVPNDMQVGQTGKIVAPELYIAVGISGAIQHLAGMKDSKTIVAINKDPEAPIFQVADYGLVADLFQAVPEMTELLKKK; encoded by the exons ATGTTGCGGGCGGTGGCGGCGCGGCGGGCG GCATCACTGCTGCGGAGGTCTCAGAGCACCTTGGTCATAGCGGAACACAACAATGAGACTCTTACGCCCATTACGCTAAACACTATCACTGCGGCAAAACGTCTTGGAGGTGAAGTTTCTTGCTTAGTAGCTGGTACCAGCTGTGACAAG GTAGCACAAGAAGTCAGCAAAGTGCAGGGTGTTGCAAAAGTTCTGGTGGCTCAGCACGATGTGTATAAGGGATTTCTAGCAG AGGAGCTGGCTCCCTTGATTTTGGAAACGCATAAAAAATTTAATTACACCCACATTTGTGCTGGAGCATCTGCCTTTGGAAAG AATCTTATTCCCAGAGTGGCTGGCAAACTTGATGTTGCCCCTGTTTCTGATATCATTGAAATTAAGTCACCGGACACTTTTGTGAGAACTATCTATGCAG gaaataTTCTTTGCACTGTGCAATGTGATGAAGCGATTAAAGTATTTACCGTGCGGGGAACTTCTTTTGAGGCCGCACCAACGAGCGGTGGTAGTGCCAGTTTAGAGAAGT TGACCCCTCCACCGCCTGTTGGTCTATCTGAATGGATTGAGCAGAAGTTGACAAAAAGTGATCGACCAGAGCTTACTAGTGCAAAAGTGGTTGTATCGGGTG GGAGAGGCCTGAAGAGTGGTGAGAATTTCAAGTTGTTATATGAGCTTGCAGATCAGTTGAATGCTGCAG TTGGAGCTTCCCGTGCAGCTGTCGATGCTGGCTTTGTTCCTAATGACATGCAAGTTGGACAGACGGGCAAAATAGTAGCACCA gAACTTTATATTGCCGTGGGAATATCTGGAGCAATCCAACACTTGGCTGGGATGAAAGACAGCAAG ACCATCGTTGCTATTAACAAGGACCCAGAAGCTCCAATTTTCCAGGTGGCAGATTACGGACTGGTGGCAGACTTATTTCAG GCGGTGCCGGAGATGACGGAGCTCCTGAAGAAGAAGTAA
- the ETFA gene encoding electron transfer flavoprotein subunit alpha, mitochondrial isoform X2, whose protein sequence is MLRAVAARRAASLLRRSQSTLVIAEHNNETLTPITLNTITAAKRLGGEVSCLVAGTSCDKVAQEVSKVQGVAKVLVAQHDVYKGFLAEELAPLILETHKKFNYTHICAGASAFGKNLIPRVAGKLDVAPVSDIIEIKSPDTFVRTIYAGNILCTVQCDEAIKVFTVRGTSFEAAPTSGGSASLEKLTPPPPVGLSEWIEQKLTKSDRPELTSAKVVVSGGRGLKSGENFKLLYELADQLNAAVGASRAAVDAGFVPNDMQVGQTGKIVAPL, encoded by the exons ATGTTGCGGGCGGTGGCGGCGCGGCGGGCG GCATCACTGCTGCGGAGGTCTCAGAGCACCTTGGTCATAGCGGAACACAACAATGAGACTCTTACGCCCATTACGCTAAACACTATCACTGCGGCAAAACGTCTTGGAGGTGAAGTTTCTTGCTTAGTAGCTGGTACCAGCTGTGACAAG GTAGCACAAGAAGTCAGCAAAGTGCAGGGTGTTGCAAAAGTTCTGGTGGCTCAGCACGATGTGTATAAGGGATTTCTAGCAG AGGAGCTGGCTCCCTTGATTTTGGAAACGCATAAAAAATTTAATTACACCCACATTTGTGCTGGAGCATCTGCCTTTGGAAAG AATCTTATTCCCAGAGTGGCTGGCAAACTTGATGTTGCCCCTGTTTCTGATATCATTGAAATTAAGTCACCGGACACTTTTGTGAGAACTATCTATGCAG gaaataTTCTTTGCACTGTGCAATGTGATGAAGCGATTAAAGTATTTACCGTGCGGGGAACTTCTTTTGAGGCCGCACCAACGAGCGGTGGTAGTGCCAGTTTAGAGAAGT TGACCCCTCCACCGCCTGTTGGTCTATCTGAATGGATTGAGCAGAAGTTGACAAAAAGTGATCGACCAGAGCTTACTAGTGCAAAAGTGGTTGTATCGGGTG GGAGAGGCCTGAAGAGTGGTGAGAATTTCAAGTTGTTATATGAGCTTGCAGATCAGTTGAATGCTGCAG TTGGAGCTTCCCGTGCAGCTGTCGATGCTGGCTTTGTTCCTAATGACATGCAAGTTGGACAGACGGGCAAAATAGTAGCACCA CTGTAG